Part of the Halorussus sp. MSC15.2 genome, AGCGTGGCGCAAGCACGTCTGCGACCGGAAGTTCCTTCGAGACTGACGAACACAACTTCAATATCCCGAAGCAACCACGGCGAGCCGAAACCCAAGGGTGGGTTCCCGACCCGAGCGATTGGCTCGACCCTCTATGGGACGGGCTGGACGCTCTGGCAGATAGTTTCGGTGTTGCGGCTGATTTGCTCAAGAGCGGAATTCAGAACGCTATCGACAACGTCCAGTCACTAACGAAGGAGGATATTATCCTCAAATCCGGCGAGATAGTTATTGATAACCTCCGAGGAGCTGCCCAAATGGCATGGAGTCTGATTGATGAACTCTCGAATTCGGTGACGGAGAGGAGACTTGGTAAGGTCCTGATGGGACTCAACATCGTCGGGTCCTTCGGTGTCGCGGCGTTCGTCGGCACAGACGTGTTCGGGGCACTGGACAGAGGTGACCACGACTGTGCTGCATGTATCGCAGCAGTTAAAATAGCGTTTGAAGTGATGTGTGGCCTCGTCGGGAAAGGAGTGTGTGCCGCTGTCGGTGCGTTCACTGCACTCGTCGGTGGAGCGGCCTGTCAAATTGTTGTTGAGGCCGCTTGTGCGTACGCCACATTGGCGCTCCCGGACGCACAGAAGATCTGTAGTGGAGATGCCGTCGTGCTAGACGACCCGGTTTGTACTCCATAAGAGGATTAACCAACCACCGGGAAATCTTCACGATACGATGGAGAACAGACTACAGACATGGCGGCGCACGTTGGCTGGAGTAGCCTTAGCTAACGCACTCCCGCTTATCGGAATCGTTCTATTTGACTGGGGTCTCGAACACCTCTTGGTAGTCTACTGGATCGAGATCACAACCAGTGGTCTCCGACGGACGCTGGAGGCAACGTTCGCGGGGAAGCGCGGCGCTGTAGAGGACTGGGCAGCCGCTGATTCACGATGGGGATGGCGCTCACCGTTCCGCTCGCTCCGGGAGAAGCGTGGCGGATTCCAACTCCACGGGGCACTGCCGCCGACGTACCCACGGTCGTTCCCACGCGTGTTCGACCTTGGACGAGTAATCCTCGGTCTCTCACTCTTCAGCGGTGCTGGACTCTGGCTTGCAACCGCCGGGAGCGGCGTGTTCGTCGAGAGTCTCCTCGTCGCGGGCGCGACGACGCTCGCCCGCGAAGGGACAACACTCGCGGACCACATCCGCTCGCGTGACTACCACGAACTCGTCCCACAATCGATCCTTACTCCGCGATTAATCCTCGGGGTCGTTGCGCTCGCAGTAATCGTCGTCTGGGGCGTCGCGCTCGGACCATCACCGACCGAAAGCACAGGGGTCCTCTTCACGCTCGTCTACCTCGCTCGCGTCGGGTTCGACGTGTACAGCGTGGTCGGGCAGAGCGAACGGTTCAATCCTCTCAACCCGAGCGAGGCCAACTTCGAGGCCGCAGATAACGATCAGTGGGAACCGGTCGTCGCCCCCGAAGGGGACCCGACGGACGTATTCCACACGAACCGCCGAGCGGTGTGGATTAGCGCGGTCGTCGACGGACTCCTCGGAATGCTGAACCCCCGACGCTTCGCCGCGGCGGCCGTCACCGCCTTCCTCGGGTACGTTGTCGCCGGGACGACGGAGGCAGTCGTCGGTGCGAGCGCGGTCGTGATAGTGATCGTCGTGTACACGCTCGTGGAGAGAGACCTCCAATGGGGCCATGTGGAGTATCGGGTGTACGAGGACGTCGTCGTCTGTTACGACTGTCTGCTGGACGAACCGCAGTGGCGCGTCGAACGCGGATGGATCACGGATGTGACGGACCGGTCCGGACTGCTCGGACGACTTTTGGATGTCTCTTCGGTCTCGCTGGAACAGCGTAGCGACGGTAGTACTCGTACACTCCGGTACGTTAGCACTGCCGACTCACCGGTCTCGGAACTCGGTCGACGATCCTCCAAGGTCTAAAATCATGAATATTTTGACTAGGGTGTGGGTATCGACTGAAACAGCGTAACGGTGTTTCAGATTGAGTATCGCATTGATTCCGATGAATTGTCTCGTGGACGGTTTACTCTAAAGAAAATCAACTCACTATCGTCTCTCTGCAGAGAGATTCAGCGAGTCCAAATTGCCTAGATGGCAATGAACAGGTGTTTTATAAGCATCCACAACGAATTCCAGTTCGTCACCAGTTCATACTGAGGGATTCGGGAGAGTTGCGTAGAAGCGTCGGTTGAGTGTGGCGAGTCGGATTGGCCTCTCACGGCAAGGAGCAGGGTTCGAATCCCTGACGGAGCATCCTTCCGTCGTCACCCAATTTTGAGCTGTGGCGTTCGGTCCCCGGTCTTTCTTTCGATGTCGAGCGTTCATCATCTCGCTCTCACCGGACTCGATAACCTTCTGAGAATCCTCGGTTGTCCTTTCAGTGTTCGATACCGTAACTGGCTGCAACTTCGGCTCCGACGGTCTCCTCTCGTTATCTGATTTCCGCCAAGCGTTCTAGTCGGCTACTGCTCTCCAATGTGGCTCCATTTCGGTTGTCATTACGCAGACACCACCTATCTAATCGAGGAGTCCCCTCCCTCCAGTGGCGTCTCGGAAGTCGACCCCCACTGAGCAGAGCGGCACCGACTGACGACAGTCTTTTTTAGCCGAGCAGAAACCAACAAATATGGGCGCTGATACGTTTCGTCGCGCTGGCGTGTTATCGGTCGATATCGTCGCGCTCGTCGCGGTTCTGTTTCATCCGTTTTCGTTGTACCTCGTGTCGTTGCTCTACTGGGGGGACCTAATCGGAGGGACTGGGCGACAGTTCTGCCAGACGGTGGTTGCAGCCCCACGCGAGCGATACTCCCCGACGGAACCACCGGCAATGCGGCGAAACGGCGACCCGAACCCGTTCAGGTTTCTGACCCCGAAGCTCGGGACCGTCCAGCCGGTCGATTGGCTACCGCCGGTCGCAGTTCACAACCTCAAGCCAGCGGTGATGGGACTCTTCGTTGCAGTACCGCTGACCGCCTTCGCCGTCGGTCTGACGACGACGTTTCTCAATCCGCCGTTCAGTGTTCGCTCGTGGCCGACGCTCGGGATACTGATTGCTGGTGGTTTGGCCATCGTCGTGAAACACGGCTGGACGTTCCGGCGGTTCGTCCGCTCGAATCGGCCACCCGCCGAGAGAGTCCTCCCGAGTATACGATGGCTCGGACCGATTCTGATAGCACTTCCGGTCGTCGCTGTCGATAGCGTCTACGCCGAAGCCGACTTCGACCCGTCGGCCGGGTTCGCGGCGATAGCGGTCGTCCTCGTCGTGGGGCGATTCGCGTCCGAGACGCGCCGAGACGCACCGCCGACCGGGGCGGACTCGTTCGACCTTTCGACGCCGACGGGACGACCGAACGAACGGTTTCGGACCGACCCGCAGGCGGTTCGGATTGCAGGTATCATCGACGGACTCGTTCCTCGGGTCGAATGGGAGGTACTCAACGTCGTTTCTCGACTCACAGCCCTCTTTCTAGTGGTTGTTGTGGGATTCGTCGTGGCTTCCGTTGTTGGGCCGACGGCGGCGGTCGCCGCGAGCGGCGTCGCACTCGCGGTAGTCGTAATCAGCTTCGTACTCGTGGGCATTGCGCACTTCGAGTTGGCGTTCGGGGCGATGGAATACCGACTGTACGACGACGAGTTGGTCGCGTACGATACGCGACTCGACGCCGTTCAGTGGCGTGTCCCGCTCGACGCGATTCGCACCGTTTCCGTCCGACGGGGTCTCTGGAGGGGACCGCCCGGCACGGACGGGGGGGACGGTCACGCTCGACCGGACCGATTTGGCTGTCGAACAGTCGCCGTACGGATTCTACCGACAAGCACTCCCTTACGTCGAGACACCCGAACGCGTCGCCGACCGACTCCGCCAGATAACGACGCAATGAGAGGTTCGAGTCCGAGCGGTACCGGCCGGCGTCGCCCCACAGCAACTCGATAGTCCACGCAGCACGATTACCAACTTTGGTGGGTTTCGACAGCGGTTTCGCTGCCTTCCGTTATCCATAGAGATAGTGCCGACGAAGTCACGACAATTTGCTCATGTATTTTCCCTCTTATCAGATTTAGTGTTGTGTAGAATATTGGAGAAGTCCGGCCTGACTCTGTTGGAGTTTCCGAATTTCGTCGTTCTTTCACCATCTTCTGGGGCTTTCAAACGCGGTGTTCGAAATATTCGATTTTACCTCGTACTGTTGAGGTCCGAGCACCTATAATAAATACAATAATCGAAGAATTTAATAATAATCATTATTATGTAGGTAATTGCATGACTAAAGAAGGAAGTAATAAAGACATGCAGCGACGTAAAGTTATCAAATCTCTCGGTGTAGCCGGCGGTGCGGTCGCTACCGGAGTCGGTGGCACCCTCGCCATTCCCGGGACGGCTGCCGCCGAAGAGAAGGAGTTAGATACCAGCGACTGGATTGTCGACCTCGACGTCAAGAAGGGTCGTCTTCGTCCGTCGATACGAGGACGGGACCCCCCGAGACGGAAGTGTACGTGGGTCGAAACAAGAACGCCGACCCGAGTACGTCCACCATCGAGAGCCGTTCCGTCGGGAGTTCCGACGGGATGAGCACTCAGAACTTCTCCGTCAGCGCGTCGGCGACGCTACTCACTTGGAACATTCCGGAGGAAGTCCCGATTATCGGTGGCGACGAGCTCACGTTCAGCATCTCTGCTAGCGTCGGTCTCGGCGGCGTCTCGGCCAGTTTCGACGTCTGTGTCGGTGGCGAGTGCATCAGCCTCGCCGGAGTCAACGTCGGTCTCGGGACGAACACGGTGGACGTCAGCACGAAGGGGACGTTCTACGGCGTGCCGTTCGAACTGACGGTCTCGGTCACCCTGACCGCGAGCATCGGCAGTATCACCAACCCCGACGCGTCGCTCGACGTCGGTGCCAGCGGTGAGGTCTGCCTCGGACGGGACCTCTGCGACGCGAACCCGAGCGGATGGGAGAACGTTACCTGCATGCTCTGTGCGTCCGCAGGAACATCGGTCACGGTCATCGACTAACCCGGACGACAGCGGAGCGAGTCAACCGAACAGGGAGACGGCCGGACGTGCGAGTCCGGACGCGTACCCTGCTCACCCGTCAGACGACTTTTTTCGGAGAACGACCCGTCTCAGGTTCGGACGACGGTGGTGTTCCCGATTCTGTCACCTAATCGTTGATTCCGACCCGAGAGGACGATTAGGACGACACCGAACGCGTAGAACAACGGGAGGAAGTCGGCGAGTCGGAGAACGTTCCGGACCAACGACGAACCCAGAGTAAGCGACGAACCGTCGTCTCGCGCGACCCGAACGTTTACTAACTGCTTGCCGATGGTCTTGCCGTATCGCCACTCGAGAACGGTGTGATAGCCAACAGAGAGTCCCAGCCACAGGACGAGCGCCACGAGCGCGGGCGTCCCCGTCAAGTCTGCGTCCACCCCCGTACTGCTAGATACCACCTCGCCGGTGAACGTGGCGACGAGGAACGTGGCGACGAAGAACAACGTGAACCAAACGAACGCGTCGATGGCCATCGCCACACCCCGACTACCGATACCAGCGGGTGAGAGGCTCTCTGCGTTTCTCATATCGGGTGACAACGAATAGCCAGCATGTATATTTTATCATTTTGTGAATTCGAGGAAAGAAACCGGCTCGATTTCGTTCGCTGTCCTTCTGGTCGAACGGTCGATTCGATTCTCCGGATAACTGCGGGTCGAGGATAACCTCGTTCCTCCAGCGCGTTATCCCCGATTCGAACACTAGAAGAGTACGTGCCGTATGCGGGTATTCCCCCACGTACTCTCATGATAAATCTCTACTCTCATCCGAGTGCCACCAGATACTCCCGACAGGTCGTTTCAGAGACGACTCTAGATACTATGGACGTAGAGACATTCACTGGAAGTCGTCCGCCGAAGGCGACATCACCGGATTCCTTGAGGACGCCGTGACGAACGAACGCCACCGCCGAGGTCTCGCGATATTCTTTCACCCGGTCGTCGTGCGCATCGATGGAACGGAGTCAAGTCGCGTGGCGTCGTGTGTCCGTTCGATGAATCTTCGCGTCCTCCCGTCGCGCCGAGTCGCCGCGTCGACGCTTCTCCTCGTCGTCGTACTCGCGGGGTGTTCGGGCGGATTCGGTGCTCTCGGCGACCCGGCCGCAGAGACCACTTCCCCCGACGACTCGTCGGCGGGCGCGAACGCCTCGGACTCTGCCGCGGCGCTGCCGGAGTCCGCCACGACGTTCTCTACGTCCGACGGAACCCTCTCGGTCCACTTCATCCATGTCGGGCAGGGGACGAGCGTCCTCGTCGTGGGACCGACGGGCGAGACGCTGCTCTACGACACCGGCAACTGGAACGACGACGGCGAACACGTCCTGAACTACCTCCGGGAGCACGACGTCTCCCGAATCGACTACCTCGTCACGTCCCACGCCGACGCCGACCACGTCGGCGGTCACGCCGAGGTCATCGACTACTACGAGACCGAGGCCGACGGCGTCGGCGCGATATACGACCCCGGTATCGCCGCGGCCAGTCGGACCTACGAGGCGTACCTCGACGCGGTGGAGCGACACGACGTGACCCTCTACCGGACGCAGGCGGGCGACTCGATACCGATGGCGGGCGCGTCGGTCCGCGTCCTCGCGCCGCCGGAGGGCTACCTCGCCGACCGCGACCGCAACGAGAACAGCCTCGTCCTCAGGGTCGCCCGCGGGAACGCCAGCGTCCTCCTGACCGGCGACGCCGAGCGCAGGGCCGAAGAGTACCTGACCGGGAGGTACGACCACGCCCTGAACGCCACGGTTCTCGCGGCGGGCCACCACGGGAGCAACACCAGCACCGGCCCGGCCCTGCTCAAAGAGACGACGCCGCGCGCAGTCGTCGTCCAGAGCGCCTACGACTCGCCGTACGGCCACCCGCACCGCGAGGTGTTGGGTCGCCTCGCCGAGCGGGCGATTCCGACGTACTGGACCGGCGTCCACGGCACCGTGGTCTTCGAGACCGACGGCGAACGGGTCGCGGTCCGGACCCAGCGCGACGCGCCGACCGACCCGCTCGAACTCCGGACTGCGCCTCGGGTCGAACCGAGCGCGGATGGTCCCCTCGAACGCCGGGCGACGTTCTCGGTCGGCGGTGACCCCGTCGAACCCTCCGACTCGGCCACGGTTCCGTCGCCCACAGTCGCTCCCGACGGCGGGACGAAGACCACGTCCGCATCCGGGTCGCTGACGGTCGCGACGGTCCACGCCGACGCGCGCGGCGACGAGGACGCGAATCTGAACGACGAGTACGTCGTCCTCCGGAACGCGGGCGACCGGACGCTCGACCTCTCGGGGTGGACCGTCGCCGACGAGGCGGGCCACACCTACGCGTTCCCCGACGGGACCACCCTCGCCGCGGGCGAGACGCTGACGCTCCGTACTGGGAGCGGTCGCGACGGCGGCGACTACTACTGGAACGCCGGGCGGCCGGTCTGGAACAACGCGGGCGACACGGTTTTCGTCCGGACCGACGAAGGCCGACTCGTACTGGAGGTCGAGTACGATGGGTGACGACGCCAGAGACGGTACTGCTAACAGGGACGAGGTGGACAGAGACGGCGTGGACAACGACGCCCCCGCGGGCGAGGGCGACCCCGCAGACGAGACGCCCCCCGAAGCCGAGACGAAACTCGCGGACGGCCGGTATACCGCGGTCCTCGACCGCTTCGAGCGGACGGACCCCGAGAGCGGCGGCGAGGAGTTGGCCGTCCTGCTCGTCGAATCGGGCGACAGGGTAGTCGCAGAGCGGACGGTTCCGCGGTGGCGACTCCCCGAGGACGCCCGCCACCCGGACGCTGTCGTGGAAGTAGTCGCAAAGAACGGGTTCGTGGTGTCGATGGAGTACGACGCCGAGGTAACCGAGCGAAGGACCGAGGAGGCCCAGTCGCGGTTCGACAGGTTGGCCGAGCGGCCGGACGGCGATTCTGACGGCACGTAGGTGGTCGTCCGACTATCCGGTGGACCGCAGTCGGGTCGTTTGCGTGAACTTAAGTGCGCGCTCGATAATCTTGGGATATGTCTCAGCGAACACCTGAATCTCCTACCGCGGCGTCCGGCCAGCGCACCCTCTACGTCGGACGCGACCGGCCGATTCGCATCAGCGCCGGGCACCGCATCCTTCACCACGACGGCAAGTGCAGTCGTCCACACGGTCACAACTACGAGATAGCAGTGAAGGTCGTCGGCGAGTTGCGCGAAGAGGGATGGGTCGTAGACAAAGGGGATATTACCTCGGTGCTCTCCGAGTGGGACCACAAGTTCCTGCTGGAGGACGGCGACCCCCTCGTGGACGCCTTCGAGCAGAGCGGCGACGGCGACGCGGTGGTCGTGCTGGACGACCCGCCGACCGCCGAGGTCATGAGCGCGATACTGGAGCGCCGCCTCGCCGAGGAACTGCCCGACACCGTCTCGGAGGTCGCGGTGCAGGTGAGCGAGACGGCCGAACTCTGCGGCGGGGCCACGTTCTGACGATGCCGGTTTCGAGCGACGTCGAGGCCGGAGGGTCCTCGTCAGGAGACGAGTCTCGGTCCGAGAGCGGCGAGGACTCGACCGCGAGCGGCGGCGACCGACTTCCCGTCAACGAACTGTTCGAGTCGCTGCAGGGCGAGGGTCGCCTCGCGGGCGTGCCGAGCGTGTTCGTCCGCACCTCGGGGTGTAACCTCCGGTGCTGGTTCTGCGACTCCTACCACACCTCGTGGGAACCGACTCACGCGACGATGAGCGTCGAGGAGATTCTGGCGGAAGTCGAGTCCCACGACGCCGACCACGTGGTCGTCACGGGCGGCGAACCCCTGCTCCACGACCCCGTGGTCTCGCTCCTCGACGAACTCGACGCGCGGGGCTACCACACCACCGTCGAGACGAACGGAACCATCTACCGCGACGCGCCCATCGACCTCGCCAGCGTGAGTCCAAAACTCGCGTCCAGCACGCCGACGCCCGAGCGCGACCCCACGCCCGAGGACGGGCCGACGGACGCGGGCGAGTGGGCCGAGCGCCACGAGGAGCGGCGCATCGACCTCGACGCCCTCGCCGCGCTCGTGGAGGACTACGACTTCCAACTCAAGTTCGTCGTGAGCGAGCGCGACGACGTGGAAGAGATTACCGACCTGCTGGCCCGGATTCGAGACGCCGCCGCGGTCCCGATTCGGGACACCGACGTGCTGCTGATGCCCGAGGGCGCGACGACGGACCGAATCGAGGAGACGCGTCCCGTCACCGCCGAACTCGCCCGGGAGTACGGCTTCCGGTACACGCCGCGACTCCACGTCAACCTCTGGAACGACGCGCCCGAGACGTAACCGAGCGAGTCGCTGAAGCGGTACGTGAGTCGGCGGAACAGTAGGTGAGTCGGCAGAGCAGTAAGCGAACCGTCGAAACAGCGGGCGAGTCGGCGGAACGATAACAGCGGTCAGGCTCCGGTTGCGGACCTGTCCTCGGCTTCGTCCTCGGTTTCGGACAGACACTCCCGATAGAACGCGACCTGATAGACGTAGAAGAACGTGCTCGTCACGGTTCCAAGCACGGCGGTCGCCGCGACGTACGGAACGACGACTTCGGGCGAGAGACCAGCCAGCGGATACCCCGTCTGAGTCGTCGTTCCCGTCGCCAGCGACCCCGCGTACCGGGCGTAGAGCAGGATGATTGGCAGGCTTCCGACCACCGTCACCACGGCCAGCACCGCATCGAACCCGAGCGTCGAGAGGAGGTTCCGTCTCACCAGTCGGTAACTCTGCTTGAGCGAGTCCGCGGGCGACTCGTCGGACACGACGACCGCCGGGAGGTAGAACTGGAGGAAGAACATCGGTACCAGCGCGAGCAGGTAGGTCCCGCCCATCACGAGCACCAGTATCACGGGCGAGTTACCGCCGCCGTTACTGCTTATCACGGCGAAGAGACCAATCAGACCGACGACTATCGCCACCACGAACACCGCGACGGCGGCGACGACGAGCAGGAGCGTGGCGGCCAGCGCGTCCGCGAAGTTGGCCTTCCCTTCCGAGAGGATAGTGCCGAGTCGAGGCGTCCCGTCGAACGCCTCTGCGACCATGCCGTACGCTCCCGCGACGAAGACCAGCGACGCGAGTTGGACCACGAACGTCCCGAAACTCCACGCGATTCTCGCCGGTCCGGACGAGAGCATCTGCCCGCCCGCGACGACGGCGTTCAGGAACGCGACGACCGCACCGGCGACGAACAGCACCGGGTTGCGCCGAAGCGTCTCGACTGCAATCGAAAGTGACGAAACGACAGCCATACCGACAGGTCAAACGTTCGACTCATAATCCTATCGGTCGGCCGATACGCCACGGGGCGAGTCGGCCGGG contains:
- a CDS encoding DUF6498-containing protein; the encoded protein is MENRLQTWRRTLAGVALANALPLIGIVLFDWGLEHLLVVYWIEITTSGLRRTLEATFAGKRGAVEDWAAADSRWGWRSPFRSLREKRGGFQLHGALPPTYPRSFPRVFDLGRVILGLSLFSGAGLWLATAGSGVFVESLLVAGATTLAREGTTLADHIRSRDYHELVPQSILTPRLILGVVALAVIVVWGVALGPSPTESTGVLFTLVYLARVGFDVYSVVGQSERFNPLNPSEANFEAADNDQWEPVVAPEGDPTDVFHTNRRAVWISAVVDGLLGMLNPRRFAAAAVTAFLGYVVAGTTEAVVGASAVVIVIVVYTLVERDLQWGHVEYRVYEDVVVCYDCLLDEPQWRVERGWITDVTDRSGLLGRLLDVSSVSLEQRSDGSTRTLRYVSTADSPVSELGRRSSKV
- a CDS encoding RDD family protein; this encodes MRNAESLSPAGIGSRGVAMAIDAFVWFTLFFVATFLVATFTGEVVSSSTGVDADLTGTPALVALVLWLGLSVGYHTVLEWRYGKTIGKQLVNVRVARDDGSSLTLGSSLVRNVLRLADFLPLFYAFGVVLIVLSGRNQRLGDRIGNTTVVRT
- a CDS encoding lamin tail domain-containing protein, whose product is MNLRVLPSRRVAASTLLLVVVLAGCSGGFGALGDPAAETTSPDDSSAGANASDSAAALPESATTFSTSDGTLSVHFIHVGQGTSVLVVGPTGETLLYDTGNWNDDGEHVLNYLREHDVSRIDYLVTSHADADHVGGHAEVIDYYETEADGVGAIYDPGIAAASRTYEAYLDAVERHDVTLYRTQAGDSIPMAGASVRVLAPPEGYLADRDRNENSLVLRVARGNASVLLTGDAERRAEEYLTGRYDHALNATVLAAGHHGSNTSTGPALLKETTPRAVVVQSAYDSPYGHPHREVLGRLAERAIPTYWTGVHGTVVFETDGERVAVRTQRDAPTDPLELRTAPRVEPSADGPLERRATFSVGGDPVEPSDSATVPSPTVAPDGGTKTTSASGSLTVATVHADARGDEDANLNDEYVVLRNAGDRTLDLSGWTVADEAGHTYAFPDGTTLAAGETLTLRTGSGRDGGDYYWNAGRPVWNNAGDTVFVRTDEGRLVLEVEYDG
- a CDS encoding DUF3006 domain-containing protein, whose protein sequence is MGDDARDGTANRDEVDRDGVDNDAPAGEGDPADETPPEAETKLADGRYTAVLDRFERTDPESGGEELAVLLVESGDRVVAERTVPRWRLPEDARHPDAVVEVVAKNGFVVSMEYDAEVTERRTEEAQSRFDRLAERPDGDSDGT
- a CDS encoding 6-pyruvoyl tetrahydropterin synthase family protein, with the protein product MSQRTPESPTAASGQRTLYVGRDRPIRISAGHRILHHDGKCSRPHGHNYEIAVKVVGELREEGWVVDKGDITSVLSEWDHKFLLEDGDPLVDAFEQSGDGDAVVVLDDPPTAEVMSAILERRLAEELPDTVSEVAVQVSETAELCGGATF
- a CDS encoding 7-carboxy-7-deazaguanine synthase QueE; protein product: MPVSSDVEAGGSSSGDESRSESGEDSTASGGDRLPVNELFESLQGEGRLAGVPSVFVRTSGCNLRCWFCDSYHTSWEPTHATMSVEEILAEVESHDADHVVVTGGEPLLHDPVVSLLDELDARGYHTTVETNGTIYRDAPIDLASVSPKLASSTPTPERDPTPEDGPTDAGEWAERHEERRIDLDALAALVEDYDFQLKFVVSERDDVEEITDLLARIRDAAAVPIRDTDVLLMPEGATTDRIEETRPVTAELAREYGFRYTPRLHVNLWNDAPET